A window of Apium graveolens cultivar Ventura chromosome 8, ASM990537v1, whole genome shotgun sequence contains these coding sequences:
- the LOC141680273 gene encoding uncharacterized protein LOC141680273: protein MRSKDKMALYTLFRAVDESGFEKIAGKTTSKEAWDILENVFKGADRVKQMRLQTLRGELESMKMKESESVSDYIMRVQTVVNQLNQNGEKLSDTRIVEKILRSLTDNFENVVCAIEESKDLTTLMVDEIAGSLEAHEQRKKKKKEETFEQALQTKASIKDEKVLYSQSIRGRGCGRGRHRRRGNGRAGQGSSNEGYYKEKGQSNQQNWHGRGRGRGRSGRSDFFNIECYKYHKYGHYTKDCNSDKCYNYGKLGHFAKDCKVDKRVEETTNLVLEDENDGDFLLMAQNEISRNNDSLWYLDSGASNHMCGHEYLFKEMQKIEDGHVSFGDASKVEVKGRGTVCYQQKDGSIGSIQDVYYVPNIKTNILSLGQLTEKGYSIFLKDRLLHLKDKQGRMVAQVEMERNRMYKLNLRSIREKCLKVNVEDKASLWHLRFGHLHHGGLKELAKKNMVHGLPNMD from the coding sequence ATGCGATCCAAGGATAAGATGGCACTATATACTTTGTTTCGAGCAGTTGATGAGTCGGGCTTTGAGAAGATTGCCGGTAAAACTACTTCAAAAGAAGCGTGGGACATTTTAGAGAATGTGTTCAAAGGAGCCGACCGAGTCAAGCAGATGCGTCTCCAAACTCTTCGTGGCGAATTGGAGAGCATGAAGATGAAGGAATCAGAAAGTGTATCTGACTATATCATGCGTGTACAGACCGTGGTGAACCAACTTAACCAAAATGGTGAAAAATTATCTGATACGCGAATTGTGGAGAAGATTTTAAGATCATTAACCGATAATTTTGAGAATGTTGTATGTGCGATAGAAGAGTCAAAGGACCTAACAACTCTCATGGTTGATGAAATCGCTGGTTCTCTCGAGGCACACGAACAGcgtaagaagaagaaaaaggagGAAACATTCGAGCAAGCACTTCAAACCAAAGCCTCAATCAAAGACGAAAAGGTACTTTACTCTCAAAGCATTCGAGGTAGAGGGTGTGGCCGTGGAAGACATAGAAGACGTGGAAATGGTCGTGCTGGTCAAGGTAGCAGTAATGAAGGGTACTATAAGGAGAAAGGACAGTCAAACCAACAAAATTGGCATGGAAGAGGACGCGGTAGAGGAAGAAGCGGCCGATCGGATTTTTTCAACATCGAATGCTATAAATATCACAAATATGGTCACTATACGAAGGATTGCAATTCTGACAAATGTTATAATTATGGTAAATTGGGCCATTTTGCAAAAGATTGTAAAGTCGACAAAAGGGTGGAAGAAACAACCAACTTGGTCTTGGAAGACGAAAATGATGGAGATTTTCTCTTGATGGCTCAAAATGAAATCAGTAGAAACAATGACTCTCTATGGTATCTCGACTCAGGGGCAAGTAATCATATGTGTGGTCACGAGTACCTATTCAAAGAAATGCAAAAGATTGAAGATGGTCATGTCTCATTTGGAGATGCATCAAAGGTGGAGGTAAAAGGCCGAGGTACGGTTTGTTACCAACAAAAGGATGGCTCAATAGGGTCAATCCAGGATGTTTATTACGTACCAAACATCAAGACTAACATTTTGAGTTTAGGGCAACTCACAGAGAAAGGTTACTCAATTTTCTTAAAGGACCGACTATTACACTTGAAGGACAAGCAAGGGCGTATGGTTGCTCAAGTCGAAATGGAAAGAAATCGGATGTACAAACTGAATTTGAGGAGCATACGAGAAAAATGTTTGAAAGTAAATGTAGAAGACAAGGCATCACTCTGGCATCTCCGTTTTGGTCACCTACATCATGGTGGCCTAAAAGAGTTAGCAAAGAAAAACATGGTACACGGGCTACCAAACATGGACTAG